In a genomic window of Barnesiella propionica:
- the ruvB gene encoding Holliday junction branch migration DNA helicase RuvB, whose product MEDNFDIRNQRISDSEKEFEKALRPLSFDDFSGQDKIIANLKVFVMAARMRKEALDHILLHGPPGLGKTTLSNIVANELGVGFKVTSGPVLDKPGDLAGLLTSLEPNDVLFIDEIHRLSPVVEEYLYSAMEDYRIDIMIDKGPSARSIQIELNPFTLVGATTRSGLLTSPLRARFGINCHLEYYDQEVLTHIIERSAHILRVPCTRDASAEIALRSRGTPRISNALLRRVRDFAQVKGNGRIDLEIARYSLEALNIDQYGLDEIDNKILTTIIDKFKGGPVGLTTIATALGEDPGTLEEVYEPYLIKEGFIKRTPRGREVTDLAYQHLNRSRAAEQELLF is encoded by the coding sequence ATGGAAGATAATTTCGACATACGTAATCAGCGCATATCAGATAGTGAGAAAGAGTTTGAGAAAGCGTTACGGCCATTATCCTTCGATGATTTCAGCGGACAGGATAAGATCATAGCTAATCTCAAGGTTTTTGTCATGGCTGCCCGTATGAGAAAAGAGGCACTGGACCATATTTTGCTTCATGGCCCTCCTGGTTTGGGGAAAACCACATTATCCAATATTGTAGCCAATGAATTAGGTGTAGGTTTTAAGGTTACTTCCGGACCGGTACTTGACAAACCCGGGGATTTGGCAGGATTGCTGACTTCGCTTGAACCTAATGATGTGTTGTTTATCGATGAGATACATCGTTTGAGTCCAGTGGTAGAAGAATACCTATACTCGGCGATGGAAGATTACCGTATAGATATAATGATAGATAAAGGGCCGAGTGCGCGTTCTATACAAATAGAATTAAATCCGTTCACATTGGTGGGGGCTACTACACGCAGCGGGCTGCTGACTTCTCCGTTAAGGGCACGTTTCGGGATCAATTGCCATCTCGAATACTATGATCAGGAAGTGCTTACGCATATTATAGAACGTTCGGCTCATATTCTGCGCGTACCGTGTACGCGGGATGCTTCGGCTGAGATCGCACTGCGGAGCCGGGGCACTCCCCGTATCAGTAATGCTTTATTGAGAAGAGTAAGAGACTTTGCACAGGTTAAGGGAAACGGACGGATAGACCTTGAAATTGCCCGTTATTCTCTGGAAGCTCTCAATATAGACCAGTACGGTCTGGATGAAATAGATAATAAGATACTTACTACTATTATAGATAAATTTAAAGGAGGTCCTGTGGGGCTTACTACCATTGCGACCGCTTTAGGCGAAGACCCGGGTACACTGGAAGAGGTATATGAGCCTTATCTTATAAAAGAAGGGTTTATAAAGAGAACACCCCGGGGACGGGAAGTGACGGATTTGGCGTATCAGCACCTGAACCGTTCACGTGCAGCCGAGCAGGAATTGCTGTTTTAA
- a CDS encoding AGE family epimerase/isomerase, translating into MDFNKLAEQYKQELLENVLPFWLQHSQDPEFGGYFSCLDRRGEVYDTDKFIWLQAREVWMFAMLCNKVEARKEWLDCAVQGGEFLKKWGHDGNYNWYFSLDREGNPLVEPYNIFSYTFATMAFGQLSLATGNEEYASIARRTFDIILSKVDNPKGKWNKLHPGTRELKNFALPMILCNLALEIEHLLDEKYLQQTMDNCIHEVMDVFYRPELGGIILENVTADGLLSDSFEGRVVNPGHSIEAMWFIMDLGNRLQRPELIEKAKNITLTMLDYGWDKRHGGIFYFMDRLGHPVQQLEWDQKLWWVHIESLISLLKGYRFTRDKRCLDWFEKIHDYVWNHFKDPEYPEWYGYLNRQGEVLLPLKGGKWKGCFHVPRGLFQCWKTLEILGNMNKTD; encoded by the coding sequence ATGGATTTTAATAAGTTGGCGGAACAATATAAGCAGGAACTACTGGAGAATGTTCTTCCTTTCTGGCTGCAACATTCGCAGGACCCTGAGTTCGGGGGATATTTTTCTTGTCTTGACAGAAGGGGAGAGGTATATGATACCGATAAATTTATATGGCTTCAGGCCCGGGAAGTGTGGATGTTTGCTATGCTCTGTAATAAAGTAGAAGCAAGGAAAGAATGGCTTGATTGTGCCGTTCAGGGTGGCGAATTTTTGAAGAAATGGGGACATGATGGTAATTATAATTGGTATTTTTCGCTTGACAGAGAAGGAAATCCTTTGGTTGAGCCATATAATATATTTTCTTATACTTTTGCAACGATGGCTTTCGGACAATTGAGCCTGGCCACTGGTAATGAGGAATATGCTTCAATAGCCCGGAGAACATTTGATATCATTTTGTCTAAAGTTGATAACCCAAAGGGGAAGTGGAATAAATTGCATCCGGGTACACGTGAATTAAAGAATTTCGCTTTACCTATGATTCTATGTAATCTTGCTCTGGAAATAGAACACCTTCTGGATGAAAAATATTTACAGCAGACGATGGATAATTGCATACATGAGGTCATGGATGTGTTTTACAGACCCGAATTAGGAGGCATTATTCTGGAAAATGTAACCGCAGACGGGCTGCTTTCCGATTCTTTTGAGGGACGGGTAGTAAATCCCGGGCATTCTATCGAAGCTATGTGGTTTATTATGGATCTGGGAAATCGTTTGCAACGTCCGGAACTTATTGAGAAAGCAAAAAATATAACGCTCACCATGCTTGATTATGGTTGGGATAAAAGACATGGAGGTATTTTTTATTTTATGGACCGGTTGGGACATCCGGTACAACAACTGGAATGGGACCAAAAGCTGTGGTGGGTTCATATTGAATCTCTTATTTCGTTATTGAAAGGTTATCGGTTTACCCGGGATAAAAGATGTCTGGACTGGTTTGAAAAAATACATGATTATGTTTGGAACCATTTTAAGGATCCTGAATATCCTGAATGGTATGGATATCTGAACCGGCAAGGAGAAGTACTGCTCCCTTTGAAAGGAGGAAAATGGAAAGGATGTTTCCATGTGCCCAGAGGATTATTCCAGTGCTGGAAAACGTTAGAAATATTGGGAAATATGAATAAAACAGATTAA
- a CDS encoding lipopolysaccharide biosynthesis protein translates to MSGMKSLAKDTAIYGLSSILGRFLNWCFVFLYINVLKTTAEYGIVTNLYAYMALLLILLTYGMETGFFRFANDREEKDPLKVYTTGLISLATSSTLFFVAVWVFRAPLAGILGYPEHTDYVWMMALIIAMDAFSALPFAYLRYQKRPVRFAAIKLLSIFLNIVFNLFFILLCPWLYKIHPEWISWFFNPDFLVGYILVSNVISSGAILLVLVPEIFGIHYRFDARVLKRMLRYSFPLLILGIAGIMNQTFDKMFYPVLASGRPDAMSELGIYGAVYKIAIVMVMFTQAFRFAYEPFIFSKNREKGEGNKQAYSDAMKYFIIFGLLIFLGVMFYLDIVKYFMPPAYYVGLAVVPIVMLADLFFGIFFNLSLWYKLTDRTQWGAWFSLFGFVITAVMNIAFVPRFGYMACAWAAFVCYLCMMVASYFIGQRIYPIRYDLRSAFVYTLLALVLYAAGMLIPIDNIVLRILFRTILLAVFIVYIIRKDMPLREIPVIKNFLK, encoded by the coding sequence ATGTCCGGAATGAAAAGCCTGGCCAAAGATACGGCCATTTATGGATTAAGTAGTATTTTAGGGCGGTTCCTGAACTGGTGTTTTGTTTTTTTGTACATTAACGTACTTAAAACGACGGCTGAATACGGGATTGTAACAAATTTATATGCCTATATGGCATTGCTGCTGATCCTACTAACGTATGGAATGGAAACGGGCTTTTTCCGTTTTGCCAATGACCGGGAAGAAAAAGATCCTTTGAAAGTATATACTACGGGTCTTATATCGTTGGCAACTTCGTCGACTTTGTTTTTTGTTGCTGTATGGGTTTTCCGTGCGCCGTTGGCGGGTATTCTCGGATATCCGGAGCATACAGATTATGTCTGGATGATGGCTTTGATCATTGCAATGGATGCGTTTTCGGCTTTGCCTTTTGCGTATCTCCGGTATCAGAAACGGCCGGTACGTTTTGCTGCGATAAAATTGTTGTCCATATTCCTCAATATTGTTTTTAATCTATTTTTTATTTTATTATGTCCCTGGCTTTACAAGATACATCCCGAATGGATTTCGTGGTTTTTTAATCCCGATTTTCTGGTAGGTTACATATTGGTCTCGAATGTAATAAGTTCCGGTGCTATATTGCTGGTGCTTGTTCCTGAAATATTCGGGATACATTATCGTTTCGACGCACGAGTGTTAAAAAGGATGCTGCGTTATTCGTTCCCTTTACTGATATTGGGGATAGCTGGTATTATGAATCAGACCTTTGATAAAATGTTTTATCCGGTACTTGCTTCAGGCCGTCCTGATGCCATGTCGGAATTAGGCATATATGGAGCTGTTTATAAAATTGCTATCGTGATGGTTATGTTTACCCAGGCTTTCCGGTTTGCGTATGAACCGTTTATTTTTTCTAAGAACCGGGAAAAAGGAGAAGGGAATAAGCAGGCTTATTCCGATGCGATGAAGTATTTTATTATATTCGGTTTACTTATATTTCTGGGAGTAATGTTCTATCTCGATATAGTGAAATATTTTATGCCTCCGGCTTATTATGTGGGTTTGGCTGTGGTCCCCATTGTCATGTTAGCGGATCTGTTTTTCGGTATATTTTTTAATTTGTCGTTATGGTATAAGCTTACTGACCGGACTCAGTGGGGGGCCTGGTTCTCCCTTTTCGGTTTTGTTATTACGGCTGTGATGAATATTGCTTTTGTACCCAGGTTCGGTTATATGGCTTGTGCATGGGCTGCATTTGTGTGTTATTTGTGTATGATGGTAGCTTCTTATTTTATAGGACAGCGGATATATCCGATACGGTATGATTTACGTTCGGCTTTTGTGTATACGTTATTAGCGCTCGTGCTGTACGCTGCCGGAATGTTGATTCCTATAGATAATATAGTTTTGCGTATATTGTTCCGGACTATATTACTGGCCGTATTTATCGTTTATATTATTCGAAAGGATATGCCTTTGCGGGAGATACCTGTAATTAAAAATTTTCTTAAATAA
- a CDS encoding TIGR00341 family protein: MIFQNARNQINRFLTHYLDTTQDREDPQTTVQTIRDGIEFKGANILILIFAVFIASLGLNTNSAAVIIGAMLISPLMGPIMGIGLGVGIYDFDLIKRSFRNLAVATLFSVLTSTIYFLISPLNDARSELLARTSPTIYDVLIAFFGGMAGIVAASTKLRNGTVIPGVAIATALMPPLCTAGFGLAIGNLYYFFGALYLFFINSVFIAFATTLGTKIMKFAPKEFLDENRKKRVKQIVYVIIVVTMAPSIYLTYNMIRQNFFETAANTFIAKELNYPNTQIIDKSVSMVDGKRVIRVSMIGKEVPKDSLLVAETLLKKYGLQGTVLEVKQGYGQNDIDISTLNSMMFKDIYQDSQIKIAQLDSKVDSLRNIIANYKQFDSIAAKIAPEIRVLFPMVNDIAISKAVFSRVDSIRLDTTMVAVVKYAHPLSSEQYKRFTEWLEARLDVKSIQVITENRR, encoded by the coding sequence ATGATTTTTCAGAACGCCCGGAATCAGATCAATCGTTTCTTGACACACTATCTGGATACTACACAAGACAGGGAAGATCCCCAAACCACCGTACAGACTATACGTGACGGTATTGAATTTAAAGGAGCCAATATTCTGATCCTTATTTTTGCGGTGTTTATCGCTTCTTTGGGGCTGAATACCAACTCGGCGGCGGTAATCATCGGCGCCATGCTTATTTCTCCTCTTATGGGGCCTATCATGGGGATCGGTTTGGGAGTAGGTATTTATGACTTTGATTTAATAAAACGGTCGTTTCGAAATCTGGCTGTCGCGACTCTTTTCAGTGTGCTCACATCCACTATATATTTTCTTATTTCTCCTTTGAACGATGCCCGTTCGGAGCTATTGGCCCGTACATCGCCAACCATTTATGATGTGCTTATTGCCTTTTTCGGTGGTATGGCAGGAATTGTAGCGGCATCGACCAAGTTGAGGAATGGAACAGTTATTCCGGGAGTGGCTATTGCTACGGCTCTTATGCCTCCGTTATGTACCGCCGGATTCGGGTTGGCGATCGGTAACTTGTATTATTTTTTTGGAGCTCTTTATCTGTTTTTTATAAACTCTGTCTTTATTGCCTTTGCAACTACATTGGGAACCAAGATCATGAAATTTGCTCCTAAGGAGTTCCTCGACGAGAACCGGAAGAAACGTGTAAAACAGATCGTATATGTTATTATCGTTGTAACGATGGCTCCGAGTATATATCTTACTTATAATATGATTCGGCAAAATTTCTTTGAAACGGCAGCTAATACTTTTATTGCTAAAGAGCTGAATTATCCGAATACGCAAATTATTGATAAAAGTGTATCTATGGTAGATGGAAAGAGAGTTATCCGGGTGTCTATGATCGGAAAAGAGGTTCCTAAAGATTCTCTGCTGGTGGCTGAGACATTATTGAAAAAATACGGTTTACAAGGGACAGTTCTGGAAGTCAAACAGGGATATGGACAGAATGATATAGATATTTCTACTTTAAATAGTATGATGTTCAAGGATATATATCAGGATAGTCAAATAAAGATTGCTCAGCTGGATTCTAAGGTTGATTCACTTCGGAATATTATTGCTAATTATAAACAATTCGATTCTATTGCTGCAAAAATCGCTCCGGAAATAAGAGTGCTGTTTCCTATGGTGAACGATATCGCTATTTCTAAGGCTGTTTTTAGCCGGGTAGATTCTATCAGGTTGGATACTACGATGGTAGCTGTAGTAAAATATGCGCATCCGTTGTCTTCGGAACAATATAAGCGTTTTACGGAGTGGCTTGAAGCCAGGCTTGACGTAAAAAGTATACAGGTCATAACAGAAAACCGCAGATAA
- a CDS encoding sugar porter family MFS transporter, producing the protein MKSSVNLGYLIFLSVVAALGGFLFGYDTAVISGTIAQVSSLFELDALQSGWYVGCALIGSIIGVLFSGVLSDNIGRKRTMIFSAILFSVSSIGCAVSADFNQLVIYRIIGGVGIGIVSIISPLYISEISVAQYRGRLVSLYQLAITVGFLGAYLVNYYLLEFSKNGIMSGIGWVDNIFITEVWRGMLGMETLPALLFFVIIFFIPESPRWLLLKGNEKRAGNILEKIYKSSQDVDKQLKETNSVISGETKSEYSLLFKPGIFKAVAIGVCIAILGQFMGVNAVLYYGPSIFESTGLSGGDSLFYQVLVGLVNMLTTVLALVIIDRIGRKKLVYYGVSGMIVSLLLIGLYFIYGNMLGIPALLLLIFFLLYIFCCAVSICAVVWVLLSEMYPMKVRGVAMSIAGFALWIGTYLIGQLTPWMLQHLTPAGTFFLFALMCVPYILIVWKYVPETTGKSLEEIENYWKK; encoded by the coding sequence ATGAAATCTTCTGTAAATTTGGGTTACCTCATCTTTCTGTCTGTGGTAGCAGCTTTGGGTGGTTTTCTGTTTGGTTATGATACAGCTGTTATTTCCGGTACGATCGCTCAGGTGAGCAGCCTGTTCGAACTCGATGCTTTACAGAGCGGATGGTATGTAGGATGTGCCTTGATCGGTTCTATCATCGGGGTTCTTTTTTCCGGAGTTCTAAGTGATAATATCGGTCGTAAGCGAACGATGATATTTTCAGCTATATTATTTTCTGTATCGAGTATAGGCTGTGCTGTCAGTGCAGATTTTAATCAGCTGGTCATTTACCGGATCATTGGAGGGGTGGGTATTGGTATCGTTTCGATTATTTCACCATTATATATTTCGGAAATTTCCGTGGCTCAATACCGTGGCAGACTGGTTTCTCTTTATCAACTGGCGATTACTGTTGGATTTTTAGGCGCGTATCTTGTCAATTATTACCTGCTCGAATTTTCAAAAAACGGTATTATGTCGGGTATCGGATGGGTGGATAATATTTTTATTACCGAAGTGTGGCGTGGTATGCTCGGGATGGAAACATTACCGGCTCTATTATTTTTTGTTATTATATTCTTTATTCCGGAAAGTCCTCGCTGGCTTTTGTTGAAAGGAAATGAAAAGCGTGCCGGTAATATATTGGAGAAAATATATAAATCGTCGCAGGATGTTGATAAACAATTGAAAGAAACAAATTCCGTAATATCCGGTGAAACGAAATCGGAGTACTCATTGTTATTTAAGCCGGGAATATTTAAAGCTGTCGCTATAGGGGTTTGTATTGCAATTCTCGGTCAGTTCATGGGGGTTAATGCCGTATTGTATTACGGACCTTCAATTTTTGAAAGTACGGGTCTTTCGGGAGGCGATTCTTTGTTTTATCAGGTATTGGTGGGACTGGTCAATATGCTTACGACAGTACTTGCTTTGGTGATTATCGACAGGATAGGGCGTAAAAAGCTGGTATATTACGGTGTTTCCGGTATGATCGTATCATTATTGTTGATAGGGCTATATTTTATATACGGTAATATGCTCGGTATTCCCGCTTTGCTGCTGTTAATCTTTTTTCTGTTGTATATTTTTTGTTGTGCTGTTTCTATTTGTGCTGTGGTATGGGTGTTACTTTCCGAGATGTATCCTATGAAAGTCAGGGGAGTCGCCATGTCTATTGCAGGTTTTGCTTTGTGGATAGGTACGTATTTGATCGGGCAGCTTACCCCGTGGATGTTACAGCATCTTACCCCGGCCGGAACATTTTTCTTGTTCGCCCTGATGTGTGTGCCGTATATCCTGATTGTTTGGAAATATGTGCCTGAAACGACCGGAAAGTCATTGGAAGAAATAGAAAATTACTGGAAGAAATAA
- a CDS encoding ROK family transcriptional regulator yields MTQQLLKEIERGSKNSLIKKRIIQHYIHNGNSTITDIAKELDLSVPTITKFIGEMYEDGYINDYGKLETVGGRYPNLYGLNPESGYFIGVEIKRNTINIGIINFKGDVMELNMDIPYASENSITGLNNLCQLILGFINKLKINKENILDIHINISGRVNPDSGYSFSLFNFEERPLTEILAEKLGYKVTIDNDTRSMTYGEYMKGCVKGEKDIIFVNISWGLGIGIIIDGKIYKGKSGFSGEFGHISTFDNEIICHCGKKGCLETEVSGSALHRILTKRIENGENSILSKRIKSKEPVSLEDLVDAVNKEDVLCIEIVEEIGQKLGKQIAGLINLFNPELVIIGGILSLTEDYITQPIKTAIRKYSLNLVNKDSVVTTSKLKDRAGIIGACMMARSKIFDN; encoded by the coding sequence ATGACCCAGCAATTGTTAAAAGAAATAGAAAGAGGATCTAAAAATTCCCTGATCAAGAAAAGAATTATCCAACATTATATTCATAACGGTAATTCTACAATTACAGATATTGCAAAAGAACTGGACTTAAGCGTACCTACGATTACCAAATTTATCGGTGAGATGTACGAAGACGGCTACATTAATGATTACGGCAAACTGGAAACTGTAGGGGGACGTTATCCTAATCTTTACGGGTTGAATCCGGAATCCGGATATTTTATCGGAGTAGAAATAAAAAGAAATACCATCAATATCGGTATTATAAATTTTAAAGGGGATGTAATGGAATTGAACATGGATATACCATACGCGTCGGAAAATTCTATAACTGGGTTAAACAATTTATGCCAACTTATTCTTGGTTTCATTAACAAACTTAAAATAAACAAAGAAAATATTCTCGACATTCATATAAACATATCAGGTAGGGTAAATCCCGACTCGGGTTACAGTTTCAGTCTATTCAATTTCGAAGAGAGACCTCTGACAGAAATTCTCGCGGAAAAGCTGGGATATAAGGTAACTATAGACAATGATACCCGCAGTATGACTTACGGAGAATATATGAAAGGTTGTGTGAAAGGAGAAAAGGATATTATTTTCGTAAACATCAGCTGGGGATTGGGAATCGGAATCATCATTGACGGGAAAATATATAAAGGGAAGTCCGGTTTTTCGGGGGAATTCGGCCATATAAGCACATTTGACAATGAAATAATCTGTCACTGCGGGAAAAAAGGATGTCTGGAAACAGAGGTTTCCGGTTCCGCATTACACCGGATATTAACCAAACGTATTGAAAACGGCGAAAATTCTATCCTTTCCAAGCGGATAAAGTCAAAAGAGCCTGTTTCGCTTGAAGACCTGGTAGACGCTGTAAACAAAGAAGATGTTCTATGTATCGAAATAGTAGAAGAAATAGGACAAAAACTGGGAAAACAGATCGCCGGGCTTATCAACTTATTCAATCCAGAGTTAGTCATTATAGGAGGAATTCTCTCTCTTACAGAAGATTACATCACACAACCCATTAAAACTGCCATACGTAAATATTCACTTAATCTGGTAAATAAAGATTCAGTCGTTACGACTTCAAAACTAAAGGACCGGGCTGGAATCATAGGAGCCTGTATGATGGCACGGAGCAAAATATTTGACAATTAA
- a CDS encoding DUF4434 domain-containing protein yields the protein MKADNRRDFFKKAALAGVSALMAPSLLNAGNRPVQTLPGADISGSGESRLIVPKNNGLKITGTFLDEISHDIPHQNWGEKEWDMDFRNMKRIGIDTVILIRSGYRKFITYPSEYLLKKGCYMPSVDLVDMYLRLAEKYGMKFYFGLYDSGKYWDTGDLSWEIEDNKYVIDEVWKKYGDKYKSFGGWYISGEISRQTKGAIQAFRAMGKQCKDISDGLPTFISPWIDGKKAIMGTGKLTKADAVSVQQHEKEWNEIFDGIHDVVDACAFQDGHIDYDELDAFFTVNKKLADKYGMQCWTNAESFDRDMPIRFLPIKFDKLRMKLEAAKRAGYDKAITFEFSHFMSPQSAYLQAGHLYDRYREYFNIK from the coding sequence ATGAAAGCTGATAATAGAAGAGATTTTTTTAAGAAAGCTGCATTGGCAGGAGTATCCGCATTAATGGCTCCATCGTTGTTAAATGCCGGGAACAGGCCGGTTCAAACTTTGCCGGGAGCTGATATTTCCGGTTCAGGGGAAAGCAGGCTGATTGTACCTAAAAATAACGGCCTGAAAATTACCGGGACTTTTCTGGATGAAATTTCTCACGACATACCGCATCAGAACTGGGGAGAAAAAGAATGGGATATGGATTTCCGGAATATGAAACGTATAGGTATAGATACCGTCATACTTATTCGTTCGGGTTATCGTAAATTTATTACTTATCCGTCGGAATATCTTTTAAAAAAAGGGTGTTATATGCCGTCTGTTGATTTGGTGGATATGTATCTTCGTCTGGCGGAAAAATATGGAATGAAATTTTATTTCGGTTTGTACGATTCCGGAAAATATTGGGATACCGGCGATCTTTCGTGGGAAATAGAAGATAATAAGTATGTGATCGATGAAGTATGGAAAAAATATGGTGATAAATATAAAAGTTTCGGAGGCTGGTATATCAGCGGGGAGATAAGCCGTCAGACAAAAGGGGCTATACAGGCTTTTCGTGCTATGGGAAAACAATGTAAAGACATATCGGACGGGCTTCCTACTTTTATATCTCCCTGGATAGACGGTAAAAAAGCTATTATGGGAACCGGAAAACTGACGAAAGCTGATGCGGTTTCGGTTCAGCAGCATGAAAAAGAGTGGAATGAAATATTCGACGGGATACATGATGTCGTGGACGCTTGTGCATTCCAGGACGGTCATATCGATTATGACGAGTTGGACGCTTTCTTTACTGTGAATAAAAAACTGGCAGATAAATACGGTATGCAGTGCTGGACGAACGCTGAATCTTTTGACCGGGATATGCCTATTCGTTTTTTACCTATAAAATTCGATAAACTCCGTATGAAACTTGAAGCTGCGAAACGCGCCGGATATGATAAAGCCATTACCTTTGAGTTTTCACATTTCATGAGTCCCCAATCGGCATATTTACAGGCGGGTCATCTATATGACCGATACAGGGAATATTTTAATATTAAATAA
- a CDS encoding LA2681 family HEPN domain-containing protein, translating to MIFETSREERNLSKLKEGLDLSTKVDISQFNKSEKCRFHYFVANGWSYVLSLKYDSPENAELSSTEYEKEIYHLRVALHFIDDVKAMDACQVLTNLGCAFSHIGRYAEAQYYFNWALNINSDFGMALGNKGYGLYRYARELFDGTHQFIFLQYARKYLLEASEKKDVYPEVGYGFHELANHIASSYPSELLDDYKVYPDILADCTEEDKDYRLWCIDNVLFLNPLNDVIRQNIVARDILHTPAMTLKREDKPIYQSIFNQIKQEFVTARFFFYDGAYNDRKHFSDREVTLYSVFDMPLYSINIEKVKIAFRLCYSIFDKIAYLLNIYLKLGIDKNKVSFRNIWHKSGNVKNPIRTEIFNKHNLALRGLFWLSKDLDEKSGSPIEPEAKEIATIRNYIEHKSFKVVEVKNMCWDEAPETYEIEQDAFYDKTLRLLRLTRSALLYLSSAIYEEESYKTPLEGGIRTIEMELLQNS from the coding sequence ATGATATTCGAAACTTCAAGGGAGGAAAGAAATCTATCTAAACTCAAAGAAGGTTTGGACTTGTCAACGAAAGTTGATATTAGCCAATTTAATAAAAGTGAAAAATGTAGATTTCATTATTTCGTTGCGAATGGATGGAGTTATGTGTTGTCATTAAAATATGATTCACCAGAGAATGCCGAACTATCTTCTACGGAATACGAAAAAGAGATTTATCATTTGAGAGTTGCATTGCATTTTATAGACGACGTGAAGGCAATGGATGCTTGCCAAGTATTGACCAACCTTGGATGTGCTTTTAGCCATATTGGGAGATACGCAGAAGCTCAATACTACTTTAATTGGGCTTTAAACATTAATTCTGATTTCGGCATGGCATTAGGGAATAAAGGATACGGTTTATATCGTTATGCAAGGGAATTGTTCGACGGAACCCATCAATTCATCTTTTTACAATACGCTCGTAAATATCTATTGGAGGCGTCTGAAAAGAAAGATGTGTATCCCGAAGTTGGTTATGGATTTCACGAATTAGCCAATCATATAGCAAGTAGCTACCCATCTGAATTATTGGACGATTATAAAGTGTATCCTGATATTTTAGCAGATTGTACTGAGGAAGACAAAGATTATCGTCTTTGGTGCATTGACAATGTTTTGTTCTTGAATCCGCTAAATGATGTTATTCGACAAAATATAGTTGCCCGTGATATTTTACACACGCCAGCAATGACACTTAAAAGAGAAGATAAGCCGATATATCAATCTATATTCAATCAGATTAAGCAGGAGTTTGTTACAGCAAGGTTCTTTTTTTATGATGGAGCCTATAATGACAGAAAGCATTTCTCAGATCGAGAAGTTACGCTTTACAGCGTTTTTGACATGCCGTTATATTCAATAAATATCGAGAAAGTAAAAATAGCATTTCGTTTATGTTATTCCATCTTTGACAAAATCGCATATCTACTCAATATTTATTTGAAATTAGGTATTGATAAGAATAAGGTCTCTTTTCGAAACATCTGGCACAAAAGCGGTAATGTTAAGAATCCGATAAGGACAGAAATTTTCAACAAGCATAATTTAGCTTTGCGTGGGCTTTTTTGGCTAAGCAAGGATTTGGATGAAAAAAGCGGTTCGCCAATTGAGCCGGAAGCAAAAGAGATTGCTACTATCCGAAATTACATCGAGCATAAATCTTTCAAAGTTGTAGAAGTTAAAAATATGTGTTGGGACGAAGCTCCCGAAACTTATGAAATCGAACAAGATGCTTTCTACGATAAAACATTGCGGTTATTAAGACTAACACGTTCTGCTCTACTATATTTATCATCAGCTATTTATGAAGAGGAAAGTTATAAAACCCCTTTGGAAGGAGGAATAAGAACAATAGAAATGGAATTATTGCAAAATTCATAG